The stretch of DNA tacactccatactacaagtttacagagagttgccttatttattaatggaatttctatgatatgtctatattgtatgttattttgacgtttcaatttttccttcggaaatttttctcaaaatacaaaatattttgtttttgttacttggtaaaaaattcttctaataattatattttatttgactcattaatattgaccattcagtcatattgaagcggcagttttttcgaacacttctataaatgtctcgttctgtaattttattagaggaatattggcagagatgaaagctttacatttgcgttacagtaaactgtataagaataaaagaactgtagttaatcttatacctggaacataccgacgaaacatttattacttaatttttatactagagttgtcgtaatattttatattatagtcatATACTTTTATTCTTCGGGTGGTAGGGAGGTAGTCTTAAGACAGAGTGACCTGCATTGTTCATAATTTGATCtatttcataagttttatttctgggtttgtgaatttttattAGATTATATAATTCTGCTTTTATCATTTCGTCTGAAAAGGAAATGTTCTTTTGTCTTAACCATTCCTTTATTTCGTCTTTTCTACAATCCTAGTGGGACATTTTTGCACTTGGACATTGTGGTATGATGCATTGTCTATAACCAATACACTAGGGGCTGGTACATTAGgaataagtttttcatgaatccattttttataattattatagttcatttcGCTATGATAATCTCCAGACTTCGTACCAGATTTTAATGTCAAACATGCATTttttttatgaaccccatttggccgtcggcgtgaacaataatcagcctttgGCCATTGGACACTGGCTTGTGCAAACCTTCGGTGGTATTGGTCTCTCCAGTATTTGTCATGGGTAtgagaggaatgaatataagtttcatccatgtaaattatgggccgattttttccctatattgtttaatatttctgagaaacttcctccggagcacttgtatatcgggtttttccattaggattttcctgttattcttcgctttcttccatcgaaatcccatatctctcacttttctcaaagtttcatgcgaccctgtataaatattgtcttcattaattttttttttgttatatgtcgcaatgtaggaactcgtttttccgtgacataataatttattattatacgtcgaagtaaacctttgtcaaaatcgccgaagttggattttggggcagatctcattcttttgttaggcgtcgaaaatgatgtagaagcaccttcttttatatttttcatttcacgagagatccgttttatagtggctatacttactcccgttgctaaggaagcacgctcttgaacttttttaaaatctttaacatgcggattttgcatcgcttctctctgcataaaaatgattacatttgctattacctccctcgtttgtccacAGCCTTtgactttgccttctaattttgaatgaaagttcatgtttataatttaaaatacttaacaataattatttaaaaagtaaaatctattgtaatacgatatttcttcaacacacagtaactttaaacataagcaaaataaaaaaaacttggtctcagactatacaagtaccttgcacttcgaagggccaagaaataataaggacgaattgtgttgtaGTCCAATGCggatcgtgggtggagcctaatttcaaatcggccaagtatcacgtttaatttgacaagcaatacgtATCCCAACCCCAATATAATAGTTTCCGTTGTTTATTATTTCTCCTTTCCTATCTGTTCTTGATCCATAGACTGTTGATTCTAAAACGGTTCTGtacaaactttttttttattcttgcgTTTTTGTTTCTTTCTGTGCAAGCTGATTTTATTTAAGCTTAATGGTTTGCCAATTTCTGAATACTTTACAGAAATTCGTAGGCATAAATATACAAAATTGTATGATATTTTCGAAATTATATTCTACCAGTTCGTTAATTTTAAACCATTGTATTggtgtattttaattttaatgttgtttATATATCACCATATTTTTTTACCTGTCCCGCTATTCTTTTCATAATATCAATAAACgcttttttgctttttgcaaGAAAGGTGCAGTTATAGGTTAAAATTTGATGTTGGTTATTAAATGTGTATACTACTTTCTTCTTTCTCTTCAAGTGCGTCTAAATTAGTGGAGGATGGTAACAATTTACTGTGTACCGTTCTTAGGAATTTATGTGAATTAAGTTCTGTCCAATCACAGATGTTCTTCAGGTAGGAACAGTGAgtcgttgttttctttttccgaagtgaattttattttttttgtgactCTTTACAGTTGATGTCCATCAAAAATTTATTCAGTAGTTCTATTCCATGAAGCACATCCAAATGGAGAACACATAATCTACATATCTCCTCCATACTGTGGAATTTTGGTCAAGTTTGTACAAAATGTTTTTCTTAAATTCTCCCATGAaaatatcggctaataatggtgATAATGAAGAGCCCATGCCtaatccaaaattttgtttataaaaatcttTGTCTAATTGAAAATAGGTATTGTCTGTGTTAATAGTTCCATTATAGCTAATACATTCAGTtagattattgttgttaatgtatCATCTCTCTATAATTTGgttcatattattttatataaaagtttatatataaaTCTATACAGTATTATATATTGTTCAAAGGCACATTAATGAACATGTTGGTAATTTCAAAACTGACTAGCACATTGTTGAGATTATTCTTTGTGTATTTTTGGGACTCCGTATAGGTTGCTGGCCTGCTGTAGTGAGGTGTTAGTGTTCTTCTTTGGTAATCTGTCAGGTTCTCCTTAAATTTAgatagtgttttgtttattttattctccAATGATTTGGTTGGGTCCTTTTGTAGTTTAGTGTTTTTGTGGATTTTCTCCTGGTATTGAATTTTGTCCATGGTTACAGTTGCGTTACCATTGTCTGCTGGTGGGATTATTATCCACTCTTGTTCTTTTAGAATTGTGATAACTTTAAGTTTCtctttacttacatttgcttttgTTTTTGTACTTTTTTCTAGTTCCCTTTTGCATACTACTCTTTTTCATGTGTTGAAAGTTGTTGACAGATGTTTTTAACCCCGCTAATTATATCTAGTTTTGGAACTGGTGCACAGTAGTTATATCGAAATTTAAACCTTTCGAGAGCGTCAGGTTCTCTGTTAAGTTCAACTGTCTATTTGCTATATTAACGACAACTGgtatattgtttttattgtgtCTTGTTTGGTTATTAATGCTGATATTTCTTTGACCGTGGTGAGAAAGCACATAAGTCATTTTGCCTAGTTTTGCAGTAGAAGCGATTTAAAGTTCGCCGGGAACCTCTAAATCCGTTTTATGGTCCACAATTACGTGTTACTtactttatttggttttaattgttgtttttataattatctatGTAAATGTCTTATACTAATATAGAACATTCTCCAAACTTTCCACCgctaatgaaataaaaaatatgtcaaaagtGAAATTCGTGACTTATGTTATTTGATCCCAAGTGTGTCCATGACTTATGTGTTATTGCACTTACAGAAAAgggttatgaaaaaaaaaactgaaacacTTAaacataattactatttaattaatatCTTCGTCGATACCTGGATAGTCCAGCAACGCTGTTTCGCTCGATGGAAGATTTTCATAGAACCCATGAAAAGTTGTAGGGATTAAAGGAAGCAAATCAAGAAgatccttctttttttctttatttattggcACATCCGCCTTATATTTCAACGGGGGAACTAAATTTCCCAACCCATTTCGTCTAATAAAAGAAATTTCCTTAAATGGCTCCTCTGTATTTaaggattttttgaaaaatattttcccatTATTCTCTTTTCTATAATGTAGCCATTGCACGTCATGCCAGCGAAAAGGTTCTCCTTGATCATCTTTTTTCCTAGACACCAATGGCCCCTTTAACAGAGAAGCAAAATCGAAAAAATCCTTACGGGCCATCTCCACTACTTCAAATTTTGAACTTGTTGATCTGACCAGCTGGTACCAATCATGAGGAAGAAAAATTTCTATATGcgatcttttcttttttttctcgATCATAGAGTGTGCTACATCTACCTCCATGTGGGTATGCCCAGGTACCATAAACTTATGATCCACTACTTGCACGTTTACATCTGAACTCTGTAATATTGAcataatcatggatgaaatatgtgaatttttattttgccctccaCATGTATCTGAATAAAGAACAACATGTGTAACTTCAGGAGGCAATTCCAGAAACACTTTATACAAGCATGATCCAACCTCATTGGCCCCTCGTTTTGCAATACATTCGTGCCAcataaaatgttttgattttccattttcatccattACAGTGGGGTTGAATGTCCATAGCTGCCGTTTGTAAAAAGCGACTGAAGACTTTAATAAAGGAGTTGGTAGACATTGCTGGAGGTCAAAAGTAAAACATTTCATTTCTTTGGTCTTTTGAGCTAAAAGCTTGTCTTGTTTTTTATTCTGATATGCCTGTTCTGCAGAAATCATATgattttccttttctatttctgCAGATTCTTTCTCTGTTCCATCGCTGCATTTCAGTAGCATAACAAACTTGTCGCATTTATGGCAAGTATCCGTCTGAGGCTTTTTAAACGACAGATTCAATTTATGGAATTCAGATCTATAATATGGATACGACACAGGGTTTTGGTATGATTCCTTGTACAGCGAATACATTGCTTCTAGAGTCAAATGTGATGGtagaaactttttatttgtttGGGCGCGTGAGTAGTGACTTTCGTAACTCGGGAAACTCAAAATATGCTTACTgacttcttctaatttttcttcagACCACTTGTTTGGTGGAATATTCGTTCCTTGGGCAGAATCAGTCTTTGTTTCCGCAGGTGATGCTCTTTTTTTTAAAGCGATAACTTTTATGAAATTGTCTGTTTCATTGAAAGTCACAAGAAAGCATTTACGGCAAACAGAAATATGGCTACCATCTATtcgtaaaaaatatttgtaggttTTGAGGCGAAATTTTTCTTTGTCTGGATCGTCTGTACGAGGTCTCTGCGATTTTTTGTCATGTATGGTGAAAAGACTGGCTATATAAGCTGCTCTCTTGTCGTAACTGCCTAAACTCCAATATTCGGAAAAAATTGCCTTCAGCTGACTTTCAGTGATTTTTGTTTTGCATTTTGCTCGGCATAGTGGCAGAGGTTGAAATGGTCTCTCTggaattattttaccattttttgtaaCATATGACTTACCCgaattacgatttttttttcgTAATTCTCTAGCCTTTCTAGTGTCTGGTGTTTTTTTCAGCTGTTGACGTGATTTTTTACGCTCTAAAGTGCTTTTGCTTGTACTATTATTATTTGTCATCAAAACAGAATTGTTTTCAGGAATGTAATGGGGATCTGCTATCAACTCATCATCGGAACTATACTCATTTGTAGGTTTTACCAGGGAAGTTGAATTTTGATCTGGAACAATAAAATATGTTTACACtcaagtaattttatattaatatcacCAACCTTCTGAAAATAATATTCCGTCTGTACTGCTTGAGTTTATGTGTTGTCCTGGTTGAACAGACATTGATGGAGAAGTTAATTCGTGAATAGTTATTGGTTCATCCTCAGCGCTTCCAATATATTCCGATAACCAGCTTGTTGGTTGAACAAACGTTGATGATGAAGTTAATTCCTGAATGATGATTGGTTCATCCTTGGAGCTTTGAAAATATTCCGATATGCAGTTTTGCTCTGTAACCAGAATGACATTTAGCTTATAGCCGAATTATGTAAGTTAGGTTATGCAacaactcaaattaaaaaaatctaagatTTAATTACCAGTACCATTACTACAGCAGGGATCATTATAGCCAGGCTCTGGTACAAAGTGCTTCTCATATGAATCTAGGGTATATTCTACACTTTCTTTCAAAATGATCCCAGTTAAACTAGTATTGGGCTCTAGCCTCATGTAATCACCACCATCATCTaaaataacatcaaaattttaaccaatctatctttctaaatataataaacTGAAAAACTTACCTTTCTTCTCAGAAATAACCAGGCCACAAGAATCGCTCTTACTAGAAACATTAAGttctttttcttctctttttctcaacgcttctttaattttttcccATCTACTTGAAAATCCACTCATATTTTTCCAAATTAAAGAAACACAAATATTTTTCCAAATGAAAGaaacacaaatatataaataaccAGACACTTTAAACAGAAAACTTCTGGACACGTGTTAGTCGCAATATCAAACCAAACTGAATTGTTTTAGGTTAATTCTTGTCTGCATGTAACGTTTCATACGCGCCTAGTAACATAAGTCACCAACGGGACGACACGAGACAACAAGATCCAACTGGCTCCCTTCACATAAGTCGACTTAAGTGTTTATTCACAAACTCAAGTCGGTATTTTCTCAGTATGGTCATTATGCACACTTcgcaataacagctgtaaaaatgCATAGTAGACTAAAGTGCTTAGATCCGATGATAGTATTACAAATCACCTacacatttttatcaaaaaaaaaaattcggaAAATTTGACTTATGTGCTTACTCACCTCAGTCACAGATTTTTCTTATGCCTCTTCTCATTCACCTTGTGAATGCCACGATTTTTATCTGGGCTAGATTAAATATTTGGGGTCGGTTAAATTTTTTTGCAGCtttcaaaagaatatattcagtTGCTTTTCTCAGTGTTAGATGTTCTAGATGATTTTGATTTTTATTCAGTGGACTATTCAGTTCCTTGcgctaaaaatattattttgcatttcagattatattttttgttacctAATCGAAAATGATCGGTCCACGTTTTGCCATTTTTGTGAATTTTTACTGGTTTTATCACCGTCCCACTAATTACGGATTTTGCATATGGGTATTTAAATGTAATACTTAATTAGGTATCAATTAGTAACACATTACAAAGAAAATATTGATTGTATTCCACACTGCATGTTTATTAATAATAGTTGATTGTCAGTGGttcaaacaaattaatattttattcatgaGTCATAATTACAAGCTTATCCGTTTGTTTTCGAAGAAATACAGGACATTCCAAAGATATTATACATAAGGTTATTGTGATCAAAATTGTATTATTGCTAATATAAAATACGAATGTGGgaattacttttttaatattttgaaattattacaatctttgtataataaaatatttatttatattccaATTCTTCTATAAATTCTAACGTAAATTTGCTAgattttttaacaactttaagTGATGATATGGTAAATGTCCAAAATTGATTCAGTCAGTATGTAATATTAAGTATTTAGAGGATTATGACATTGACttgattttgagttttgttttCTCGTTTCTGCATACAGCATAGGAACGCGAAAAACTGAACGTAGAGGATTGGAATACCAATAATGGAAtgtaaaaaagaaagattttgtaTTCCATTTATAATTTTGGCAAAATCACTGCTTTAATTTACCAAACATTCCCTTAGCTATAATTTTTAATCGCCATTATGACTAAAAAAAGGCATTaaacaattataaataattttcatCATCATAAGCATTCATGCTACGACTTGAGTTGAGCCTTAACCTTAATAAGAGGGCAGCTAAATGCTATCCCAACCTTGGCCTACCTCTTCACCTAATTTCCTCGGGCTTCGCTAATAAAATACGTCGTGCAGGGTAGCTTTCATTTCCTCTGG from Diabrotica undecimpunctata isolate CICGRU chromosome 4, icDiaUnde3, whole genome shotgun sequence encodes:
- the LOC140438011 gene encoding uncharacterized protein gives rise to the protein MRLEPNTSLTGIILKESVEYTLDSYEKHFVPEPGYNDPCCSNEQNCISEYFQSSKDEPIIIQELTSSSTFVQPTSWLSEYIGSAEDEPITIHELTSPSMSVQPGQHINSSSTDGILFSEDQNSTSLVKPTNEYSSDDELIADPHYIPENNSVLMTNNNSTSKSTLERKKSRQQLKKTPDTRKARELRKKNRNSGKSYVTKNGKIIPERPFQPLPLCRAKCKTKITESQLKAIFSEYWSLGSYDKRAAYIASLFTIHDKKSQRPRTDDPDKEKFRLKTYKYFLRIDGSHISVCRKCFLVTFNETDNFIKVIALKKRASPAETKTDSAQGTNIPPNKWSEEKLEEVSKHILSFPSYESHYSRAQTNKKFLPSHLTLEAMYSLYKESYQNPVSYPYYRSEFHKLNLSFKKPQTDTCHKCDKFVMLLKCSDGTEKESAEIEKENHMISAEQAYQNKKQDKLLAQKTKEMKCFTFDLQQCLPTPLLKSSVAFYKRQLWTFNPTVMDENGKSKHFMWHECIAKRGANEVGSCLYKVFLELPPEVTHVVLYSDTCGGQNKNSHISSMIMSILQSSDVNVQVVDHKFMVPGHTHMEVDVAHSMIEKKKKRSHIEIFLPHDWYQLVRSTSSKFEVVEMARKDFFDFASLLKGPLVSRKKDDQGEPFRWHDVQWLHYRKENNGKIFFKKSLNTEEPFKEISFIRRNGLGNLVPPLKYKADVPINKEKKKDLLDLLPLIPTTFHGFYENLPSSETALLDYPGIDEDIN